ATTATCAAAAGCTGGTGCCTGTACTATTACACTTTAGAAATGTTTGAACTCCCACCTACTTGCTCCCCCTAGTGGCTTTTGCTAGAACAATAGTCTAACACTTTCCATCAAGATTTTCAAAATACTTCACATTGTATGTGTTATTCTAGTTATTCAATTATATGAGGACTTCCATGTAAATGccattattttccccaaataattaaatttcttatCAAGGTTAAGCAAATTTGGTATTAACCATAAACCTTTCAATATCATAGGCTACATAAACACAttcacatatgtgtatatataatttcaagTAAACGCTCCTACAATGTTTTTAATTGACcagttttcttttacataaagaaataattttcacaataaaaagttgaaaaaattaaaattacacaaaaaggtttttttctcttttaacagaATTCAAGCTACAGCTCCTTACCCATCCTTTACCCCCACGCCTTGATCCAGAAAAACTAAGAACTGAAAAAACAGGAACAAATTTGTGCTGTGCACTAAAAAAACTTGTTCAAAGACCAATTCTTAATATGTGGCATCGTGAACTTCCCATATTGAcatctcataaatttttttttctaaatgtaggGCTTTATTAAGTGTCAGGCTAGCAGAAGtcctaaaaatgtgaaaaattctcTACATGCAAATTTAGAACACAGCATAACTCGAAAATCTTTTAAGATGCAttctgtgaaatttaaaattttaaatagttgggGATACAATAATACCTAGTGTCTATATTTTGCAAGAAATCTGCAAAGACTGTTCAAAGCAGTTCTTTGTTTAATTCTAACAAGGAGATTCAACTGATACGTGATAGTACTCTGTGAAGTCCACAGATAATTAGTTGCTATATTATAAAAATCAATCTTAAGTCTAAGTAAGGACAATGATCTCCTGAATACCTCATGTTTGAAGTGGAAGGTTAACATGAGAAAAGGGTACTTGCAAATGTCCATCATTTATTACTGTCTTAAAATCCTGCACTGAAGTTACTGAACCCTGAACATTAATTCTGACAGGTGCGTCTTCTCACTGACTTTCTCGACACAGTAGGGGCCAACGGAAACATGCCAAGCAGTGTACTGTGACTAACAAAACTCTGCCATAATCAACCTTCCACCGTCTGTCCCACAACTGATACATGACCATTTTACAAAAAAGGCCGCTGACTGTGCACCATACCACCAACGGTATGTCAAATCAATTTTAATTACTGCCAATAAATTTTCCATCTGCTCTCAGGCCTCCTTACATGGCCTCTCTCAGGGATCTAgcattttcctcttctccatgCATACAACTTTTAATCTTTAACTTAAGTCAACAAGTACAAATGACCAGAGCTACTGAGACGATGAAATAAGTGGAAGAAAATCAATCCATTCACCTCTCTTTAAAGTGGTCACTGTGCTCCAAaggtgtatttttaaagaaattaatcctGTTCTCAGGATGTTACGTTGCCAAGGGAAGACAAATCATAAATGTTGTTCCTGGGTTATCCTATTTTCACAGCTTAAAAATTTCCATGTGCCCTAATTTTATTAGTCTCTTTCGAGCAGTTCTGTGGTATCTCCACTCTGTAAACGTTTATGCTCCATCTTTACAGAATGACTGCGAGGGAGACGACGTGACGGCATCAGAAAATGATTACCAAAGAACAGTACTGATTCAGGAGAAGAACACGTTCTCAGCCAGCGATCTCTCATCCACTACTGGGTATTTACAACATGCTTCAGTGGAGAAGAAGACACTGCTGCTTTGCAAAGATGAGCTGGAATGCCAAGAGGTCTCTGTTCCGTACCCATCTTATTGGTGTACTTTCTCTCGTGTTTCTTTttgctatgtttttgtttttcaatcatCATGACTGGCTGCCAGGCAGAACTGGATTCAAAGAAAACCCTGTGACATACACTTTCCGTGGATTTCGTTCTACAAAAAGTGAGACAAACCACAGCTCTCTTCGGAACATTTGGAAAGAAACAGTCCCGCAGACTCTGAGGCCTCAAACAGCAACTAACTCCAATAACACAGATTTGTCACCACAAGGAGTTACAGGGCTGGAGAATACACTCAGTGCCAATGGAAGTATTTACAATGAAAAAGGCACTGGACATCCAAATTCTTACCATTTCAAATACCTTATCAATGAACCTGAAAAATGCCAGGAGAAAAGCCCTTTTTTAATACTACTAATAGCTGCGGAACCTGGACAGATAGAAGCTAGAAGAGCTATTCGGCAAACTTGGGGCAATGAAAGTCTAGCGCCTGGTATCCAAATCACACGAATTTTTTTGTTGGGTGTAAGTATTAAGTTGAATGGCTACCTTCAACGTGCAATACTGGAAGAAAGCAGACAGTACCACGATATAATTCAACAGGAATATTTAGATACATACTACAATCTGACCATTAAAACACTAATGGGCATGAACTGGGTTGCCACATACTGTCCACATATTCCATATGTTATGAAAACTGACAGTGACATGTTTGTCAACACCGAATATTTAATACTTAAGTTACTGAAGCCAGACCTGCCTCCTAGACATAACTATTTTACTGGTTACCTAATGAGGGGATACGCACCCAACCGAAACAAAGACAGCAAGTGGTACATGCCACCAGACCTCTACCCAAGTGAGCGCTATCCTGTCTTCTGTTCCGGGACTGGTTATGTTTTTTCTGGAGATCTGGCAGAGAAGATATTTAAAGTTTCTTTAAGCATCCGTCGTTTGCACTTGGAAGATGTATATGTAGGGATCTGTCTTGCTAAGTTGAGAATCGATCCTGTCCCCCCTCCCAATGAGTTTGTATTCAATCACTGGCGAGTTTCTTATTCAAGCTGTAAATACAGCCACCTAATTACCTCTCATCAGTTCCAGCCTAGTGAACTGATAAAATACTGGAACCATTTACAACAAAATAAGCACAACGCTTGTGCCAACGCAGCAAAAGAAAAGGCAGGCAGGTATCGCCACCGCAAACTCCACTAGaaaagacaactttttttttttcccaaacgtGCGATCTGTAAAATATTGCTAAAAGCATGTATAGTTAAAACTGATTACATCCATAGGACAAGTTTTAGTTAAAACTCATCGCATATAggaatccaaaaatatttttttaatttctgaagaaggtaattcttaaaaatacaacatGATATAACAAAAAGGTATCCCAAACAATCTACTAAAAATCCACATAAGGGGATTCTGTGTATTAACATGCAATAACAGGCGTGCATACATCAATGGTTCAACTCTTACGTTAGGGGCCAAGAAGGTGTATTTGCATAtgttttccacataaattttaatttaagaaatggATATAGTCAAAAGACTTTggattcagtttttcatttcaatatataattaaatgtaaataaaacattattgtcaattttaaagaaactttataATTGTGCAAAGGACAAATTTTGACCTATTCTAGGGTTCTAAAAACCATATTCCATGCAATAAGATTTAGTTGAATTATtccataaacatatttataaagttCAGATGTTTCATCAATGCAGTTCTCATCcaagtatttactttttaaaaacaattgagatattcattttcttttatcaataCGCACATATACTGGGGGAATTTATTTTGACATGACgtgataaaatgtgaaaaaaaatcaatgtgtctCAGGCTCacgtttttattaaaaaaaaattaaatgtttcaaaatagaACATCTGTTCCCTCGTTGGTGTTCAGGGCCAAGCTAGTACTTCAATGATTTACTCAATCAACCAGTTGCTGCACTCTCAAGGAGCATCACCACTTAACTTCAAgcatatctgaaaaaaatctatcatttttcTCTAACTGAAGCAAAAGTGATTACTTACAGGCACAAAGAGGATGCACCGttgaaaaaagataaaggatAAAGAGTGCAGCGGCAGTTTCATTCAATACATTTTAAGATGCATGTCTGCCAAACTGCAACATATGGGAAGTTTATTTCCTGACAGCAGGTGTACACATGCCAATACTTAATCATTTTACGGCACCTACTTCTTTCTCTGAGTGCCAAGTTTACAAACGTGCAGTTTTTAATTTGGTGGATGACAAATATTCTGCACCACCGATTAAAAACTTTTTtgggagggatgggggaaaaCTACAAATGTTTGATGAACACTTGATTCTAGGATGAACAATGTATACAATGCACTTTTATCAAGCTTTTaataaaaaaggtaaacaaaaaacCTTTACCGAGTGCTATGGTCCAAATACTTCACAATAATTTTGTATGGCtccattacaaattttaaaatcaggaaatactaacccatttaaaatagtgtttttacTTTAAACAAGTGTATAAATTTATCAATCTTGCTCAGTGAGGGTGTCACTTATCCTAATTCTAATAACAATCATTTTTATCCTTGATTCTATTCTGAAGAGTTATCTACCAAAACAGAATTCTAACATGTTACAGTTCAGAATCACAGAGACTGCTTCAGTACTTATCATTTAATGCGTTGAATTCTATTTATACTCAACTTATCTCCCACTTTCAGTTCAGTGTCTAAGTGTTCTATTCTACATAGAATAATTCTGAATGCTGAGCTAAATAACCCCCCAGCTCTTGGTAAGGTctgtttttcacttaatttattctgtatggttataaaaagactaaaattaCTAAATAACAAAATTACTAAACAAAGGTCACACATAAAAGGATAATACCAAATTAGATAAGTgtgatgaaaaacaaaaggaacccTTCCCTCAGTATAGAGTAATCCTCGCATTAATACTtcacaagttttattttttaaaagtatatgtatatgcatgtgtgcatCCACAGGTATGTACTCAGAAACAATCCAAACACTATGTGTACAAATTATCATTACAGTATAGTATCTTTAAAAGATAGTACTTTCCTTCCAGAAAAATTCAAGTCTAAAAAAGATGACTTGGAATCTCATGACACTCCAAGTTCTCAAAGAGCACTGAATCAAATAACAAGTGTTTTAGTACTgttgaaaatctttattttaaagtaagtattctgctattaatttatttctgaccttCTATTCTAAATATGCAAGCTGATTTCAGCaaaatatgattttcaaattcatattatatttaaaaatacagtatttaacCATCTCACCGAATATTAATTGTGCCTTATTCATGCCCAGTACTATGTAATTTTTACTAtgcatgaaaatataattttaaatgacagcaCTTGCAtttggtcaaagaaaaaaattacaggaacAACCATGTAATCTTTATGCTCGAAGTGTTACGAGATATTGTGGAAGATAAAAATACCAAAACTTTCAATACTTACACTAGTTTATTTTGATCAAGATTATATAGGTGATGAAATTCtaattcaagtaaaaaaaattttctttctcacctCTGAGTATACAGTATAATCACAAAAAATCAACTGGAGTCTTATTAATATCTATTACCAAAATCCGTATAAAAATAATACCAACACAGAAGCAGGAACTATTTACTGACTGAGAGTACGCTATGCGCTTGGTACCGTGTTAAAGAACTTTACACACATATCTCGTATAATCCTTATAAGTAACACTAAGAGATAAGACTGGTACAAGAGGTTAAAtacctaagatcacacagctagtaaaacAGCAGGGTTCCACTGCAAAGACTCTTAACCATTATGCTATTCTGCTACATACTTCACATATGACTCCTGCTAGAGGGTCTAAAAAGCTAAGCAAAAACGGTCTGTCCTCTCATCTATTCCATGCTTATTCTTCACCTTTTGCTAGTATCTCCAGGCATCACAACTGTTTTCTCACACTGGACGGACGCCTGATGTCAGGTGCaaataaagagaaggagaggagaaggagaggaaatcTGATCCCtcagttattttttcttctccttttcagtTGTTGATGTCTGGGGGCTAGAAACTCAGAAAAGCTAAGAATTACTGCTTATCTCTTGCTCCTTTGGGCACTGAGACACATCTGTAAACAACAGGCAGGTGGCACTTAGAAATTATGTAAAAGGTGCTTCTTTTGAAGTACAATTTGATCATTGTTAGTAGACAAAAGTAGCACCGCATTTACTCACTCTACTGGTTAGTCACCTACTGTTTTGTGATGAGGTGGTAAAACCGATTTATCCAGCTGGTTCAGGTTCGTTTTCAGTTTTTACTGCTTAACTACAAAATTTGACTATTAAATTAACACGATTTAAgaagccccccccaaaaaatctctACCATACCTACATTCTAACACACCTCACAGAGTATCAGCGTATCGCTTAACATGACTCTCGGAAGAAGGGTAAGTAATGTGCATCAAACACTAACAGGGGCCATTCTAAGTTTCGGCCAGGAACCTGTGGCTGCGCACTCcatcagcacacacacacacacacacacacacacacacacacacgccctcccCCAAGCACGATGTAACTCTACACCTTACTACTTTCAAGATCCGATTtgccagagaaggaagaaaaacgtTTCTGTATTTGCAGGAAGtgtttcccctccctccaccagcaAATGTCTGAGCTAAAGGACAACCAGAGTGAAAGCAACTGCCTCCATCTGTTTATTAATCTAATTATTTCAACTTCCCACTGAAGCCTACAGATTCTCAGTCTGAATTTCACTTGAGACAGTATCCTACAcgttcaaaaatgaaaataaatcaacggcatcacaaaaaataaatgttaaataacagAAAGCTATAACATTATATGCAAAATCTTAAATTCATGCTTGTAtaagtttttaattaaatgtttaaaagatacTAATTTATACAATAAAACTAATAAGGGCTGTTTGCTTCACTGTCATACCTAAAATGCTagtaaaaacatatatttgaatataGATAACAAACAGAATTAGCATGAGATTCTGATGGCAATGAGAATTTTCTAACATACTGGCAGATTTCCTTTGCGGAGCTACTCCACCCTCAAATAAGAAAGTTCTAGGAAAACTTTCAATCAAGACACCCTGCCTTGCACTAGCCAAGCTAAGATAACCAAAGACCCTCTCTTATTGCAGTCTGAATCCTGAAGGaaacaaacacacgcacacagacaaagaaaatgatTGGAGCTGATTCACTTGAACTTCAGCACCCTGCAGAAATTACCCACTGATTCTTGTTCTCTAGATTCCAGAGCTGCTACGGTTCCTGTCCCTTCTACCACTTGGTTCTTTAATTGTTTGAACTCACCTATAATattctgatactttttttttttggtttcagttAGTCAGAATCAATTTTTAACCAAAGAATCCTAAGTGACAGAAAACCTACCACTAGCAAACGCTGCAGTGATAAAGTCGTTCCTAGGTTCTATGATGACTTCAGAATGCTCTATAATACCATGCCCTCTGTGTGCTTTGCCACCTGAACAAGTCAGGAGTGTAAAGGGATCCAAGAACAACTTTTCTGTTAAAGAAAACAGGCTGAAAATTTTAGAGCTGTTCATAATCCATATTCATAGCCAGGCCTCACAAGAACAACAAAGTAGTTTTTGTGCATATAACATAATATAGCGGAGAGCATGTTGCTATAGATACCTTATTACTGAAGAGGGATCAGGGAAACAGGCTTGGGAGCTGTGTTTCTACAGTCACACCACCATGGGGGAGAGGCGACGTGTCTCCCAAGTAGCCACCAACAGGGAAGTAACCATCAGCACAGCTGCCTGAGCTCCCTGCACTGCAAAATGGTGTTTGAGCttagaaatgaatgaacagagaAGCCTGACCACACCTTCACATCTGCTGTTTAAAACTATTCCTTTATGAGAGATCTTTTCATCTCCtgataaggttaaaaaaaaaaaaaaaagctacaaccTTCTTCCTGGTAGATTTATGtaaaggagggaagagaatgaATGACTCCTCTACACTGAAAAGAGAAAGCTAGTAACTGGGCCAAAAAGACAAGCAaagttaatttttacaaaaataaaatgaatttcttaatCAAAGTTCATAAGCATAACCCCAAATTTAAAGTATTTGTATGTCTGAGTGTCTTTAAGTACACACATTTAACAGTATATTTAAATCCAGTTATCTTCTCTCATCTCCaaattttaaacctttaaaaataacatttcctgTCTGAGTGAATGGCTATATCCAATCAGTGGCCACACGAAAATACCGAGTCACCCTCACCACTTCCTTCTCTTACTATCACCGGTATCACTCTGTCCCCAAAACCTGGATTCACAGTGGAATCCACCCACTTTTCTTCATCTTACCGCTCTAGCAGATCAAGTGAGCAAAACTTTTACAACTGTTCTTCACAGTCACCCAATCTGCTTCCCATACACTACTGCCAGAATGATACTTTCAAAACCACAAAACTATTCACATCATCCCAATGCTTCAATGGATTCCCAATGTTCTTAGGATAAATACCAAAATCCCTGAAATGCTTGGATAGAGGCAGGGCCCATGAATGACTCTCTTCCTTGCTAAAGCTAATGTCTCTACCCAATCTTTTGATCTTACTGCTGCCTTTTACTTCACTCCATAATGTATCCTCTCTCTTCCTCAAGACTGATTTTAAAAGCaatcaaacaacaaaaaatcctagATTAGAAACAGTGAACTGAAATTTGACTCAATAAAACAGCCTCACCTTTTTGGTGTGCAGCATTCTCATCTTATTTGTAAGGAAACTTATTTTTAAGGCGTCAAAATCAATTCTTCTCTATAGTGAAAAACTGATTTTGACgccttaaaaataagtaaaactcaaCCACTGGCTTATATATGGGCTCACCCACACTGCAAATAAAGCaacatataagtaaatatatgttgaCAAAAAGAAAGTACAAGTATTCTGGAAATAATTACTATAATCAGTTCCACAAATGTGAAGGTCCCTCACATGACAGTTTATTTCTAAGCAGGGACCATGATGCTGAAGAAGATCAAGAAGTGTTAACCTTCCTCAATAGAAATTCAATGCAGATGAAACCCCTAGGCATCATTTCCCAAACAGACCAGTTTACCATGCTATATTCCAGAACTCTAACACTAGGTTAATAGAAATTCTTGAGTCCAGTCCTCCTTAGCGTTGAAGAAACATCCAAAAGTCCActcacttgataaatatttactgagagcctagGCATTAAGACATGAGCTGTAGatacaatgataaacaacaatCATTAAGTTGCTGCCATGATACTCTTTGACAGAGAAAGCCATGTATCAGATCTTCATACAAATAAGTGGAAAGGACAACTATGATATCTGTCATGACGGAAAGATACACAGTGCTTTGCAAGCATATAACAGGAACTGACCTGACCTATGGTCAGAAAAGCCTTCTCAGAAGAAACGTTTGTTAACATCTAAGAAATAGCTAGATGCTCATCAGGCAAAAGGGGAACAGTTCCAAGAAGAAGGAACAGCAGGTACAATGGCCCTGAGGTTGGAGTAAACCATGGcacaaaaataaagaggaagattGGTATGAGCTGATgccagaaaagtaaaaagagagacAGGTAAACCCTCATGAAGACTTGTAGTACCTATTAAAATATGGCTTTTAATCCTAAGAGTAATAGGAAGCCATTGAAGATACAACAATacttggaaaatagaaaaaaaaattaaggctagTGCATGCCTAACAGCTCCTCTCTTCTTCAGTGTTTGAGGCATCCTGGCTGCAACAtgagaacagaatgaagagaTGCATGAGTAATACAAAAACACAAACTAGGAGACCACTGTATAATCCAGGGAAGATACAGAAATAGTTGGACCAGGAAGGACGGCAGTGATCTGGAGATAAGAATTCCACAGATGTTAGCAAGAGAGGTCCACAGGCCTTCACGACATGTGGACACTCGCGGTGAGGGAGAAGGCGTGAGTGGCAAGGCCTAAGATCCTGGCCTGGGCACTGAGGGCGTGAGGAGAGAGAAGACGCTGTACGAGAAGCTGATTCGCCAAGGGTAACGTAATAAAGAGCCAAGGGTAACGTAATAAAGAGCCACTGAAAAATGTATAGGATTGTCAAGTGGCACTGAGAGCCTACATATTACAAAGCATCAATAACAAtaatagggcttctctggtggcgcagtggttgagaatccgcctgccgatgcaggggacgcgggttcgtgccccggtccgggaagatcccacatgccgcggagcggctgggcccgtgagccgtggccgcagagcctgcgcgtccggagcctgtgctccgcaacgggagaggccacagcagtgacaggcccgcgtaccacacacacacacacacacacacacacacacacacacacacacacacaaaacaataataaatctTAACTACTACTCTACATGCACATGAAAGGATGGAAAGTAACTAAAAATATACGGATAATATGAGCTTAAGAATCActcattcagggacttccctggtggcgcagtggttaagaatccgcctgccaatgcaggggacacgggttcgagccctggtccgggaagatcacacatgccgcagagcaactaagcccgtgcaccacaactgctgggcccgcgccccacaactactgagcctgcgtgcctagagcccgtgctctgcaacaagagaagccaccgcaatgagaagcccgcgcaccacaaccaagagtagcccccgttcgctgcaactagagaaagcccacgtgcagcaacgaagacccaacgcagccaaaaataaattaactaattaattttttaaaaaaatcattcattc
This genomic interval from Physeter macrocephalus isolate SW-GA chromosome 4, ASM283717v5, whole genome shotgun sequence contains the following:
- the B3GALT2 gene encoding beta-1,3-galactosyltransferase 2 — encoded protein: MLQWRRRHCCFAKMSWNAKRSLFRTHLIGVLSLVFLFAMFLFFNHHDWLPGRTGFKENPVTYTFRGFRSTKSETNHSSLRNIWKETVPQTLRPQTATNSNNTDLSPQGVTGLENTLSANGSIYNEKGTGHPNSYHFKYLINEPEKCQEKSPFLILLIAAEPGQIEARRAIRQTWGNESLAPGIQITRIFLLGVSIKLNGYLQRAILEESRQYHDIIQQEYLDTYYNLTIKTLMGMNWVATYCPHIPYVMKTDSDMFVNTEYLILKLLKPDLPPRHNYFTGYLMRGYAPNRNKDSKWYMPPDLYPSERYPVFCSGTGYVFSGDLAEKIFKVSLSIRRLHLEDVYVGICLAKLRIDPVPPPNEFVFNHWRVSYSSCKYSHLITSHQFQPSELIKYWNHLQQNKHNACANAAKEKAGRYRHRKLH